The nucleotide sequence GGTGGCGAGCAGCCGGAGCATCCTGCCAAAACAAATCCTCGAAGTTGAATTGACCGATCGGAAGCCGCCGATCAAGTTCAAGCCCGTGGTGCTTCAAGTCGACGATTTCGGGATCACGATCCAGATACCTCCCGAGATCGAGCACAAGGTTTTCTTCCGTCACGGCGAACCGGTGGATGCGGTCTTCACGAGGCCGGGAGAAGGGACGTACGGTTTCGCCACGAAGGTTCAGGGCATCCCGCACCCCAAGAAACTGATTCTCGACCATTCGGAGAAATTGAACGTAACGCAGCAGCGGGGACACGTGCGGGTCGACATCCGTTATCCCGCGAAGTTCAAGAGGATTCCATCCGAAGTAATTCAGGACAGGGACAAGGTCGCCCGAGTGATAGGCGACGACCAGGCGGAAATGATTTCAGGCGAGGTGACAAACCTGAGCGGCGACGGGGCGATGCTCCGAGTACCGCAGGAGTTTGCCAAGAACGATCACGCGTGGTTCAAGCTTCAGCTCGATTCGCAGGAGAAGGACTCCAAAATCACGTTCTATTGCCGCGTGCTAGGGTCATCGCCTCATCCGAATGGAAAAGAATTCTTCCTCCGGACCCAGTTTGTGGACATGTCCGAACCGATCCGCGAGAGAATCATCCAGTTCCTTTTCAAGTTCCAGACCGAATCCCTCAAAGAACAATCCGGCCGGTAATCGATCTAGTCAGGATTAACAACCACTTGACAAACAGCAACAAGATGGGCTAAAGCATTCCCATGCGTCAACGCATGTGGAGTGATGCAAGGAGGGTACGGCATGGGGGAGCATCGGAGAACCCCGGAGAACCCCGGAGAACCCCGGAGAACTGATCCGTCCTCGCCAATAAATCTTGGTAGGCGCAGGCCATGTTACATGCCGCGCCATCCTGGGCGCGGCGACATCTCATGGTCCCATGCCCTCCGTGGCATGGGGCTTTACGCCTGCGTCCGAAGACGCACCCATAAAGGGTGCGGCTACCCGAGGCCGGCGCTTCTTGATCTTGGTAGGCGCAGGCTTTACGCCCGCGTCCGAAGACGCACCCGTGAAGGGTGCGGCTACCCGAGGCCGGCTC is from Nitrospirota bacterium and encodes:
- a CDS encoding PilZ domain-containing protein, whose amino-acid sequence is MDQRWSPVLEAFGNIGIGGEDFLVMVVIFLVLVALAGVGIGIAYFVGARKRNQKILAEYAATCKVNKLDKDERAILDQIVAVGKIRPVTRIFTSKNMFDRAVAMWTKTVGAANSEEKAEILGTLRKKLNFAKAKEGVQVASSRSILPKQILEVELTDRKPPIKFKPVVLQVDDFGITIQIPPEIEHKVFFRHGEPVDAVFTRPGEGTYGFATKVQGIPHPKKLILDHSEKLNVTQQRGHVRVDIRYPAKFKRIPSEVIQDRDKVARVIGDDQAEMISGEVTNLSGDGAMLRVPQEFAKNDHAWFKLQLDSQEKDSKITFYCRVLGSSPHPNGKEFFLRTQFVDMSEPIRERIIQFLFKFQTESLKEQSGR